A genomic window from Sorex araneus isolate mSorAra2 chromosome 2, mSorAra2.pri, whole genome shotgun sequence includes:
- the LOC101549664 gene encoding zinc finger protein 883-like isoform X1 yields the protein MNTSRGMVVFEDLAVTFTCEEWQILDDAQRTLYREVMLETYSHLVSLGHSVTKPEVIVKLEQRAEAWVADAPKQSLSDFQRMNDMIENNQENQYRHFWPSIITERKTAIEDRMVFENAFDFSSIYVPKPMINNGNCPVLMPEAYNVCENMFLTIDPDELYPVQNHEVHTTIYNNIFTLPEYPEIHTGVEPHECQKTSQFSTLNRHQRTHMREKVKYICSECGKTLSQRRGLLQHQRIHTGEKPYECKECSKTFYRKSDLTVHQRIHTGEKPYECKECSKTFSWKKGLILHLRAHTGERPYLCKVCGKTFSSNSALSVHQRFHTSDKRYECNECGKTFFSKSYLSVHRRIHTGEKPFECTECRKTFTCKAYLTVHQRIHTGEKPYECKVCRKAFSWKKGLILHHRAHTGEKPYECTECRKAFYRKSDLTVHQRIHTGEKPYECKECSKTFSRKSSLIAHNRTHTGEKPYECKECRKTFTGKSNYIVHQRIHTGEKPYECKVCRKTFSCKAYLNIHQRIHAGEKPYQCQECGKAFSWKSDLIVHQRIHTGERPYECTECRRTFSCNSYLTVHRRSHKVEKTV from the exons ATGAATACATCTCGG GGCATGGTGGTGTTTGAGGATCTGGCCGTGACCTTCACCTGTGAAGAGTGGCAGATCCTGGATGATGCGCAGAGGACCCTTTACCGGGaggtgatgctggagacctacaGTCACCTGGTGTCTCTGG GACACTCTGTCACGAAACCGGAAGTGATCGTCAAGttggagcagagagcagaggcgTGGGTGGccgatgccccaaagcagagcctcTCAG ATTTTCAGCGTATGAATGACATGATCGAGAACAACCAGGAAAATCAATATAGGCACTTTTGGCCAAGTATCATCACTGAGAGGAAAACAGCAATAGAGGATAGAATGGTCTTTGAAAATGCTTTTGATTTTAGCTCAATCTATGTTCCAAAACCTATGATCAATAATGGAAACTGTCCTGTCCTCATGCCTGAGGCGTATAACGTATGTGAGAACATGTTTCTAACCATTGACCCTGATGAGTTATACCCTGTACAGAACCATGAGGTTCACACAACTATCTACAATAATATTTTTACTCTCCCTGAGTatccagagatacacacaggTGTAGAACCGCACGAATGTCAAAAGACCAGTCAGTTTTCAACCCTCAACAGACATCAGCGAACACACATGAGGGAGAAAGTTAAATACATATGTTCAGAATGTGGGAAAACTTTATCTCAGAGACGAGGACTCCTTCAGCACCAGAGAATCCACACAGGCGAGAAGCCCTATGAGTGTAAGGAGTGTAGTAAGACTTTCTACCGGAAGTCGGACCTCACTGTCCACCAGAGAatccacacaggagagaaaccctatGAGTGTAAGGAGTGTAGTAAGACTTTCTCCTGGAAGAAAGGGCTTATTTTACATCTCCGAGCTCACACGGGAGAGAGGCCATATCTGTGTAAAGTATGTGGGAAAACTTTCTCTTCAAATTCGGCTCTCTCTGTGCACCAGAGATTTCACACAAGTGATAAACGTTATGAGTGCAATGAGTGTGGGAAAACTTTCTTCTCCAAGTCCTACCTCAGTGTGCACCGGAGAatccacacaggagagaaaccatTCGAGTGTACCGAGTGTAGGAAAACTTTCACTTGTAAGGCGTACCTCACAGTTCACCAGAGAATCCACACgggagagaaaccctatgaatgcAAAGTATGTAGGAAAGCTTTCTCCTGGAAGAAAGGACTGATTTTACATCATAGAgctcacacaggagagaaaccctatgaatgcACAGAATGTAGAAAAGCTTTCTACCGGAAGTCAGATCTCACTGTACATCAGCGAATTCACACAGgggagaaaccctatgaatgcAAAGAATGTAGCAAAACTTTCTCCCGGAAATCATCCCTCATTGCACATAACAGAACACACACGGGAGAGAAACCCTATGAGTGCAAGGAATGTAGGAAAACATTCACAGGGAAGTCCAACTACATCGTACACCAGCgaattcacacaggagagaaaccctatGAGTGTAAAGTTTGTAGGAAAACGTTCTCCTGTAAGGCATACCTCAACATACATCAGAGAATTCATGCAGGAGAAAAACCCTATCAATGTCAAGAATGTGGAAAAGCGTTTTCCTGGAAATCAGACCTTATTGTGCACcagagaattcacacaggagagaGACCGTATGAATGTACAGAATGCCGGAGAACGTTCTCCTGTAATTCATACCTGACCGTGCATCGAAGGAGTCACAAAGTAGAGAAAACCGTGTGA